From one Lotus japonicus ecotype B-129 chromosome 3, LjGifu_v1.2 genomic stretch:
- the LOC130748955 gene encoding uncharacterized protein LOC130748955 produces MDDPPLQNIAISGPTLASLIQRFSTAPSAIDGLLFGHVTHVTPLNLSDDSDTDSSTLLATVTGFLSSPSFHDSTGAVNPSSLLRLIPPSSSLIGWFSARRRTPLRPSMREFSITSSLSSLSQFSSPIENSPHHRFNPSLFLLLASPPSDPTSSHVHTHEYRAYQFRRAALSFDAKSINIVNIGPAFRGHYGSFSPNSPLPALNCRLRGSPMKGDDGDERLSEMKQAAKDQRELDACVEGFEVGRLSSLMGSEATSYTQGLEDLYQKMLVKIETLTSLVEKSSAKVLEQENLNRKLKHKILRSTASE; encoded by the exons ATGGACGATCCACCGTTGCAGAACATCGCAATTTCCGGGCCCACACTAGCCTCCCTCATCCAACGCTTCTCCACCGCGCCCTCCGCCATCGACGGCCTCCTCTTCGGCCACGTCACCCACGTCACCCCTCTCAACCTCTCCGACGACTCCGACACCGACTCCTCCACCCTCCTCGCCACCGTCACCGGCTTCCTCTCCTCCCCCTCCTTCCATGACTCCACCGGCGCCGTCAACCCCTCCTCCCTCCTCCGCCTAATCCCCCCCTCCTCCTCCCTCATAGGCTGGTTCTCCGCCCGCCGTAGAACCCCTCTCCGCCCCTCCATGCGCGAATTCTCCATCACCTCCTCGCTTTCCTCCCTCTCCCAATTCTCATCCCCCATCGAAAACTCCCCCCACCATCGCTTCAACCCttccctcttcctcctcctcgctTCTCCCCCTTCTGACCCAACCTCCTCCCATGTCCACACCCATGAGTACCGCGCCTACCAGTTCCGCCGCGCCGCCCTCTCTTTCGACGCCAAATCCATCAACATTGTTAACATTGGACCGGCTTTTCGCGGCCATTACGGCTCATTCAGCCCTAACTCTCCGTTACCGGCCCTGAATTGCCGCCTCCGGGGCTCGCCGATGAAGGGCGACGACGGCGACGAGCGGCTCAGCGAGATGAAGCAGGCTGCAAAGGATCAGAGGGAGCTTGATGCCTGTGTGGAGGGGTTTGAGGTTGGGAGGTTAAGCAGTTTGATGGGTTCAGAGGCCACTAGTTATACTCAGGGCTTGGAGGATTTGTACCAGAAAATGCTTGTCAAGATTGAGACCTTGACTAGCTTGGTGGAGAAGAGTTCTGCTAAGGTTCTTGAGCAG GAAAATCTTAACAGGAAGTTGAAACACAAAATCTTGAGATCTACTGCCTCAGAATAA